In one window of Desulfonatronospira thiodismutans ASO3-1 DNA:
- a CDS encoding DUF1638 domain-containing protein: protein MLKGEDTGEDIGVESRSPRVVIACGALRPELEHLRQGREKEVQTFYLPQNMHRAPHQLPELIQEKVDHASKYASKIILGYGLCSNGIVGVQAPEQGLVITRSHDCVALFLGSLEKYRQISRDHPGTYYLTRGWLDEGKDPLGTMENEYIPRLGRAWAEWGAREEIKHYTRFVFINTGVGDIEAMRERSMENARFFHKEYQEVQGDLEYLRRIMFGPYDKEYFYLVPAFEKVQQRWYVLDDAEPQPANS, encoded by the coding sequence ATGCTCAAGGGAGAAGATACCGGAGAGGATATCGGCGTCGAATCGCGTTCCCCGCGGGTGGTCATCGCCTGCGGGGCTCTAAGACCGGAACTGGAGCATCTGCGTCAGGGGCGTGAAAAAGAGGTGCAGACATTTTATCTGCCTCAGAACATGCACCGGGCACCGCATCAGCTTCCGGAGCTGATCCAGGAAAAAGTGGATCATGCCTCTAAATACGCCTCTAAGATCATCCTGGGATACGGCCTGTGCTCCAACGGAATTGTCGGCGTCCAGGCCCCGGAGCAGGGTCTGGTGATTACCCGGTCCCATGACTGTGTGGCCCTTTTTCTGGGCTCCCTTGAGAAGTACAGACAGATAAGCCGGGATCATCCCGGTACATATTATCTCACCCGGGGATGGCTTGATGAAGGCAAAGACCCTCTGGGAACCATGGAAAACGAATATATTCCCAGGCTGGGACGCGCCTGGGCCGAATGGGGAGCCAGGGAGGAAATTAAGCATTATACCCGGTTTGTTTTCATAAATACCGGGGTCGGGGATATAGAAGCCATGAGGGAAAGGTCTATGGAAAACGCCCGTTTCTTCCACAAGGAATACCAGGAGGTCCAGGGAGACCTTGAATACCTCCGTCGGATCATGTTCGGGCCTTACGACAAGGAGTACTTTTACCTTGTCCCTGCCTTTGAAAAGGTCCAGCAGCGCTGGTATGTGCTGGACGATGCTGAACCCCAACCCGCAAACAGCTAA
- a CDS encoding SAM-dependent methyltransferase, with translation MSDNQESVIKTCKSYYDSHDACIFYTEVWGGEEHHLGIYRRPEDTLYEASKRTIDRMASYSRNLKELKDKARVLDLGSGYGGTARHLAKTFGCRVVGLNLSETENNRHREMNREQGLDHLIEVVDGNFENVPYEDNSFDVAWSQDAFLHSPDRKKVLGEAARVIKPGGELIFTDPMQTEDAYAEYLDPILKRIHLTSMATPTFYIQAAQEAGLKLKSFENLQVQLANHYAKVLEDTIKMEDELRKKDVSQEYLDNMKKGLQHWSTGGKHGHLTWAIFCFEKA, from the coding sequence ATGAGCGACAATCAGGAATCAGTAATAAAGACCTGCAAATCATATTACGACAGTCACGATGCATGCATCTTTTACACCGAAGTCTGGGGCGGCGAGGAGCACCATCTGGGCATCTACCGCCGGCCTGAAGACACCCTATATGAGGCCAGCAAGAGAACCATAGACCGTATGGCCTCTTACTCCCGCAATCTTAAAGAACTGAAAGACAAGGCCCGGGTGCTGGATCTTGGCTCCGGATACGGCGGAACTGCAAGGCACTTGGCCAAAACCTTCGGTTGCCGGGTGGTGGGCCTGAATCTAAGCGAAACGGAAAACAACCGCCATCGTGAAATGAACCGGGAGCAGGGACTCGACCACCTCATCGAAGTGGTGGACGGCAACTTTGAAAATGTCCCTTACGAGGACAACTCTTTTGATGTAGCCTGGTCCCAGGACGCCTTCCTGCACAGCCCGGACCGCAAAAAAGTGCTTGGCGAAGCCGCCCGGGTTATAAAGCCGGGAGGGGAGCTCATCTTCACCGACCCCATGCAGACTGAGGATGCCTACGCAGAATACTTAGACCCCATTTTAAAACGCATCCACCTGACCTCCATGGCAACACCCACATTCTACATTCAGGCGGCTCAAGAAGCAGGGCTCAAACTCAAATCCTTTGAAAACCTGCAGGTACAGCTTGCCAACCACTATGCCAAGGTTCTGGAGGATACCATAAAAATGGAAGATGAGCTGCGCAAAAAAGACGTCAGCCAGGAATATCTGGACAACATGAAAAAAGGCCTGCAGCACTGGAGCACCGGCGGAAAGCACGGCCACCTTACCTGGGCCATTTTCTGCTTCGAAAAAGCTTAG
- a CDS encoding rhodanese-like domain-containing protein — protein MSKAEIKNIYPEELAEFSARHKESEYVLVDVRQPQEYTQEHIPGARLIPLHELEGRLGELDPGRQAVFYCRSGKRSMTAAVLARDSGVFDTDILNLEGGITAYQNRVLPDYPRVDIFSGSSDLKTVLSRAVSLEKGAEKFYTGFLESIRDESLKDQLQKLAGLERAHARVIFAQGKHLFDEDFDSFFSKAEDSIVEGGLNVSGWAQKFKHLNQSELCLYFLEVALEIETMAYDMYRNLAENKDYPREAAECFFRLSEQEKGHMRLVARLFKDCA, from the coding sequence ATGAGCAAGGCGGAGATAAAAAATATCTATCCGGAAGAACTGGCTGAATTTTCAGCCCGGCACAAAGAAAGCGAGTATGTGCTGGTGGATGTGCGTCAGCCCCAGGAATATACCCAGGAACATATTCCCGGAGCCAGGTTGATACCTCTGCATGAACTGGAGGGAAGGCTTGGGGAGCTGGATCCGGGCAGGCAGGCGGTCTTTTACTGCCGAAGCGGTAAGAGGTCCATGACAGCGGCTGTTCTGGCCAGGGACAGCGGGGTTTTTGATACAGACATTTTAAATCTTGAGGGCGGAATAACTGCCTATCAGAATAGAGTGCTGCCGGATTATCCCAGGGTGGACATTTTCTCCGGTTCCAGTGATTTAAAGACAGTTTTGAGCAGGGCCGTGTCCCTGGAAAAGGGTGCGGAAAAATTCTATACGGGATTTTTGGAAAGTATCAGAGATGAGAGCCTTAAAGACCAGCTTCAAAAGCTGGCAGGGCTTGAAAGGGCGCATGCCCGGGTTATTTTCGCCCAGGGAAAACACTTGTTTGATGAGGACTTTGACTCATTTTTCAGCAAAGCAGAGGACAGTATTGTTGAAGGCGGCCTGAATGTAAGCGGCTGGGCTCAAAAATTCAAACACCTTAATCAGTCAGAGTTGTGCCTGTATTTTCTCGAGGTTGCCCTGGAAATTGAAACCATGGCCTATGACATGTACCGCAATCTGGCAGAAAACAAAGACTATCCCCGGGAGGCAGCAGAATGTTTTTTCAGGCTTTCCGAGCAGGAAAAGGGCCACATGCGCCTTGTAGCCCGGCTGTTTAAAGATTGCGCATGA
- a CDS encoding ATP-binding protein has translation MDSHLVQRILFLNPWLRDEVTPSQFVALHIPENYVQRSLAQSRLEEPMLGKPKVRLLIGPRQAGKSTLAWRMFQKSGRHPLFLLCEDMLIRSWCKEAVPFLRDLKELVPGPVPLFFEEAQHLPEAGLFLKGLVDLGYAEEILVTGSSSFHLMARTRESLAGRSIRHRLLPFSLEETAAPSKTLPPALVMDKRRGQLARHLTFGGYPEVWFSSAPEAVLWELIEAFILRDASDMFQVRYPDAFRRLLKLLAFDVGNLLNMSNLAQDCGVNRKTVQNYLDILEETHIVRRILPFKEGKRSEVTRNPKCYFVDNGIRNVLLGQVSEPDILERPDTGALVENWLLSELLKNLPIRWSVQYWRSTSKAEVDFVLSDGHQVIAVEVKAGRMSRPAVSRSARSFLDAYEPSVLFVVNLTLDTTVMVQDRPVRFVPLESAIPAILEHGKIMTSSNF, from the coding sequence ATGGACAGTCACTTAGTTCAACGCATACTTTTTCTGAATCCCTGGCTGCGGGATGAGGTGACGCCTTCGCAATTTGTCGCATTACACATTCCTGAAAATTATGTACAGCGCTCCCTTGCGCAGAGCCGCCTTGAAGAACCTATGCTCGGCAAGCCCAAGGTGCGGCTGCTCATCGGGCCACGACAGGCCGGAAAGTCAACCCTGGCCTGGCGCATGTTTCAAAAATCCGGCAGGCATCCGCTGTTTCTCCTGTGCGAGGACATGTTGATCCGCTCCTGGTGCAAAGAGGCGGTTCCTTTTCTGCGCGATCTAAAAGAACTTGTACCCGGACCTGTACCTCTATTTTTCGAAGAGGCCCAGCACCTTCCCGAGGCCGGGCTGTTCCTGAAAGGGCTTGTGGACCTGGGTTATGCGGAAGAAATCTTAGTTACGGGTTCCTCCAGCTTCCACCTGATGGCCAGGACTAGAGAGTCACTGGCTGGTCGATCCATCCGGCATAGACTTCTGCCGTTTTCCCTGGAAGAGACTGCTGCGCCCTCCAAAACTTTGCCGCCGGCATTGGTCATGGACAAGCGTCGCGGGCAGCTTGCGCGGCACTTGACTTTTGGTGGGTATCCGGAAGTCTGGTTCTCGTCTGCTCCGGAGGCTGTGCTCTGGGAGCTGATTGAGGCATTCATTCTGCGCGACGCATCAGACATGTTCCAGGTCCGGTATCCAGACGCCTTTCGCCGTTTGTTGAAGCTGTTGGCCTTTGACGTCGGCAACCTGCTGAACATGTCCAATCTGGCGCAGGACTGCGGTGTGAATCGCAAGACAGTCCAGAATTATCTGGATATCCTGGAAGAAACCCATATTGTACGACGTATTTTGCCTTTTAAGGAGGGAAAGCGTTCTGAAGTGACCCGCAATCCCAAATGCTACTTTGTGGACAACGGCATTCGTAACGTCTTACTGGGTCAAGTTTCAGAACCGGATATCCTGGAGCGACCGGACACCGGGGCGCTGGTGGAGAACTGGCTGCTGTCCGAGCTGCTCAAGAACCTGCCAATTAGATGGTCCGTGCAGTACTGGCGTTCCACCTCCAAAGCTGAAGTGGATTTTGTCCTTAGTGACGGCCATCAAGTCATCGCCGTAGAAGTCAAGGCCGGCCGCATGAGTCGTCCGGCCGTCTCTCGTTCCGCCAGGAGCTTCCTGGATGCCTATGAGCCGTCAGTTTTGTTCGTGGTCAATCTAACCCTGGATACGACTGTCATGGTGCAGGATCGTCCGGTGCGCTTCGTTCCACTGGAATCGGCCATTCCGGCTATTCTTGAGCATGGAAAAATCATGACGTCATCAAACTTTTAG